The Lycium barbarum isolate Lr01 chromosome 10, ASM1917538v2, whole genome shotgun sequence genome includes a region encoding these proteins:
- the LOC132613388 gene encoding uncharacterized protein LOC132613388 yields MDLPRYSEEYSDGVQRFLDFAYSDGDPQGEEIQCPCAKCCNIPWCRRGVVYNHLICYGFVKGYSRWINHGEWDFPMEVDDEVNLYDDIDGLLNDQFRDITQAEGVYEGQNEDAKKFYKLVDEASQELYPGCKGFSKLSFTIRLYLLKCLHGWSNASFTSLLELLKEAMPELNIPLSYNKAKSMVKDLGLDYKKIDACPNDCMLFRNEHKGDENCHVCGASRYIEYPEVDSELQSSKRSHRVAAKTLRHFPLIPRLKRLFMCSKTADKLRWHDEERSKDGKLRHPADGQAWKDFDSLHPDFAKDSRNVRLGLPLIEELKVLWELGVDTYDASRNQTFQMRASLMWTINDFPAYAMLSGWSTKGKLACPCCNYGTNSCYLKHSRKMCYMDHRVFLPMDHPWRSNKRSFNGKTEFRPPPQLLKGTDVFNMLQNVENVFGKKQKKSNHNSLRHNLDVMHIEKNIFDNIIGTLLDISGKTKDHENARYDLKEMGIRKNLQPKDTKDGKKIKLAQACYFMTKGERSTFCGVLKNAKLPDGSASNISRCVQPAERKISNYKTHDAHFMLHYLLPIPIKSILPDHVAIPFIRLSSFFRRLCQKVITPEDLDCLEAEIRETVSQLERIFPPCFFDIMVHLAIHLPNELRLGGPVQGRWMYPPERFMCRFKSYVRNKNHAEGSIAEAYLVEECLNLCSRYLHGGVHTRYNRRSRNNDECGSTDAQTCSLFPDKGCPLGGKMGDPDELDDKSLNQAHRYILSNCEEIQDYVREHELEVNSHERRSKWRKAKTHSQNFAQWFESRVLHDDVPDLIKQLSRGPSSIAKRYSGYLINGYRFHVRQRDVRRKTQNSGITLVALTTSFASSKDKNPVDANVTYYGHFKVVLFKCDWYEAAEDTYGLTYVYFNKRCYQEEPFVLASQAHQCFYVQDPYDQDKHYVMKTVPRDLFSISDQLESDAPHCYGDESSEHSMAPSIPNDNGEVVLVRSDVPETIIDVPLEGFLAQQTEIGSGDEFDVFQHFRTKFQHFSTAVFQHFCSVVLQEFFSISFQYFCTELSAFSAQLFQHFCTVFQHFRTKFQHFSTAVFQHFCSVVLQQ; encoded by the exons ATGGATTTACCAAGGTATAGCGAAGAGTATAGTGACGGTGTTCAACGTTTTTTGGACTTCGCTTATTCTGATGGAGATCCTCAAGGTGAAGAAATTCAATGTCCATGTGCAAAGTGTTGTAACATCCCTTGGTGTCGAAGAGGTGTAGTATATAATCATCTAATATGCTACGGTTTTGTTAAAGGTTACTCAAGATGGATTAACCATGGGGAATGGGACTTTCCAATGGAAGTTGATGATGAAGTTAACTTATATGATGACATCGATGGGTTGTTGAATGATCAATTTAGAGATATTACACAAGCTGAAGGAGTTTATGAAGGCCAAAATGAAGATGCCAAAAAATTCTATAAGTTAGTTGATGAGGCAAGCCAAGAATTATATCCTGGTTGTAAAGGATTCTCTAAATTATCATTCACAATTCGACTATATTTGTTGAAGTGTCTACATGGATGGAGTAATGCATCCTTTACTTCCCtcttggagttgttgaaagaggCGATGCCTGAGTTGAACATTCCTTTATCCTATAATAAAGCCAAGTCTATGGTAAAGGATCTAGGTCTTGATTATAAAAAAATTGATGCATGTCCCAATGACTGCATGCTGTTTAGGAATGAACATAAAGGTGATGAAAATTGTCATGTTTGTGGAGCTTCACGATATATTGAGTATCCTGAAGTAGATAGTGAGCTTCAGTCTTCCAAAAGATCTCATCGTGTTGCTGCTAAAACTTTGAGACACTTTCCATTAATTCCTAGACTCAAAAGGCTATTTATGTGCTCAAAGACAGCGGATAAATTGAGGTGGCATGACGAGGAGCGGTCCAAAGATGGAAAGTTAAGGCACCCTGCTGATGGCCAAGCATGGAAAGACTTTGATAGCCTTCATCCAGATTTTGCAAAAGATTCTCGCAATGTGAGACTTGGCTTG CCATTAATAGAAGAGTTGAAGGTATTGTGGGAGTTAGGGGTAGACACATATGATGCTTCGAGAAATCAAACCTTTCAAATGCGAGCATCTCTTATGTGGACAATTAATGACTTCCCTGCATATGCTATGTTATCCGGATGGAGTACAAAAGGAAAATTGGCTTGTCCTTGTTGTAATTATGGCACTAATTCTTGCTATCTGAAACATAGCCGGAAAATGTGTTACATGGACCATCGTGTTTTTCTACCCATGGATCATCCATGGAGATCTAACAAAAGGTCTTTCAATGGAAAAACAGAATTTAGGCCTCCTCCACAATTGTTAAAGGGAACCGATGTGTTTAATATGTTACAGAATGTTGAAAATGTGTTTGGGAAGAAGCAAAAGAAATCAAAT CACAACTCGCTTCGCCACAACCTTGATGTAATGCATATTGAGAAGAACATATTTGATAACATAATAGGAACACTTTTGGATATATCTGGCAAGACGAAGGATCATGAAAATGCTCGTTATGACCTCAAAGAGATGGGCATTAGGAAAAACCTTCAACCAAAAGATACAAAGGATGGCAAGAAAATAAAGCTTGCACAAGCATGCTACTTTATGACTAAGGGAGAAAGATCTACTTTTTGTGGTGTTTTAAAGAATGCAAAGCTACCTGATGGTAGTGCTTCGAACATTTCCCGATGTGTGCAACCAGCCGAAAGAAAAATATCTAATTATAAGACCCATGATGCCCATTTCATGCTACATTACTTGTTGCCAATACCAATTAAAAGCATACTTCCTGATCATGTTGCTATTCCTTTTATTCGTCTAAGCTCCTTTTTTCGTCGTTTATGTCAAAAGGTTATCACACCAGAGGATCTAGATTGTTTGGAAGCAGAGATTAGAGAAACAGTGAGCCAATTGGAGCGAATTTTTCCTCCTTGTTTTTTTGATATAATGGTTCATTTGGCTATCCATTTGCCAAACGAGCTAAGATTAGGAGGTCCAGTCCAGGGCCGATGGATGTATCCTCCTGAAAGATTTATGTGTAGGTTCAAGTCGTATGTTCGTAACAAAAACCATGCAGAAGGATCCATTGCTGAAGCATATCTAGTTGAAGAGTGTCTAAATTTATGCTCAAGATACTTACATGGTGGTGTACATACTAGATATAATAGAAGATCCCGAAACAATGATGAATGTGGTTCAACTGATGCACAAACTTGTAGTTTGTTCCCTGACAAAGGTTGTCCTTTAGGAGGGAAAATGGGTGATCCAGATGAGCTAGATGACAAGTCACTAAATCAAGCACATAGATACATATTGAGCAATTGTGAAGAAATTCAAGATTATGTCAG AGAGCACGAGCTTGAAGTTAATAGTCATGAGCGAAGATCTAAATGGAGAAAGGCCAAGACTCATAGTCAAAACTTTGCTCAATGGTTTGAAAGCCGTGTTTTGCATGACGATGTGCCTGATTTGATAAAACAATTGTCTAGAGGACCAAGTTCAATTGCTAAAAGATACTCTGGGTATCTCATTAATGGATATAGATTCCATGTGAGGCAGCGTGATGTAAGGAGAAAAACACAAAATAGTGGTATTACATTAGTTGCACTAACTACAAGTTTTGCAAGCTCAAAGGATAAAAATCCAGTTGATGCAAATGTGACTTATTATGGTCATTTTAAGGTTGTGTTGTTTAAGTGTGACTGGTATGAGGCTGCAGAAGATACTTACGGTCTTACTTATGTCTACTTCAACAAGAGATGCTATCAAGAAGAGCCCTTTGTGCTAGCATCACAAGCACACCAATGCTTCTATGTGCAAGATCCATATGATCAAGATAAACACTACGTTATGAAGACCGTCCCGAGAGACTTGTTTAGCATAAGTGATCAACTAGAATCTGATGCTCCTCACTGTTATGGAGATGAGTCGTCTGAACATTCGATGGCCCCGTCTATACCAAATGATAATGGTGAAGTTGTTTTAGTAAGGAGTGATGTACCTGAAACCATTATTGATGTGCCTCTAGAAGGATTTCTTGCGCAACAAACTGAAATTGGATCTGGAGATGAGTTTGAT GTATTTCAGCATTTCCGTACTAAGTTTCAGCATTTTAGTACAGCTGTGTTTCAGCATTTCTGTAGTGTTGTGCTTCAGGA GTTTTTCAGCATTTCG TTTCAGTATTTTTGCACTGAATTGTCTGCATTTTCTGCACagctttttcagcatttctgcaca GTTTTTCAGCATTTCCGTACTAAGTTTCAGCATTTTAGTACAGCTGTGTTTCAGCATTTCTGTAGTGTTGTGCTTCAGCAGTGA
- the LOC132613389 gene encoding uncharacterized protein LOC132613389 — MNPGEKKRVLNPNKAQSPMKKIGYDFQFRSSAELAKQYQIKREKLANDRENRAVKQQAPLSHKRKNPMSTISNAREGQSRQRLIQSKESIQQQGNGKLPMHKSTVQLSSKEVLNTSNMIGKKQGEGEKQLGTHDLQNVKKVKRKSVLPTTSLDLFLQQKGTHVGGEKLPDIQPVNEARSMPSPLVDEHNIELDNFDAQEEVGDDECVRDEAMDIDSHIGGTSDKKKVRGQTKCMLIHARNLQEREEVTFDKGQAVGPTGKRVSQLSNFIGTVARNPRFITLLFTNWHVVPDDTKQRMVDYVKTKFIIPAEGNKWVMDGLREAWRRHKKTTKERHFDVNRSIEDMVEKRPPEIPEVQFRQLIEYWMDEDVQRDSKENKEDPSQSEMFVATRTKKGKQVHEDAQSAISELQNRQHSGETADEAFQAVFGKEQPGRVRCYGRSVTKSSLKKNEEINKLQQKHNNEVSTLKEEIKEMREEMQELRQLRHSFNLLVQKNPGLNVQDIPGVVGSNQPSPVDATSGQAVRGQNLPHSSGSTHGPILEKEKVCDAIGGRKSI; from the exons ATGAATCCAGGAGAAAAGAAAAGGGTTTTGAATCCAAACAAAGCTCAAAGTCCTATGAAGAAGATAGGTTACGATTTCCAATTTCGATCGAGTGCTGAACTAGCCAAGCAATATCAGATAAAGAGAGAAAAACTTGCTAATGATCGGGAGAATAGAGCTGTGAAACAGCAAGCACCATTAAGTCATAAAAGGAAGAATCCTATGTCTACAATATCAAATGCAAGAGAAGGACAAAGTAGACAAAGGTTAATTCAATCTAAGGAGTCCATTCAGCAGCAAGGAAATGGTAAACTACCTATGCACAAATCCACAGTCCAACTGTCTTCAAAGGAAGTTCTTAACACTTCAAATATGATTGGAAAAAAAcaaggagaaggagaaaaacaacttGGCACTCATGATCTACAAAATGTCAAAAAGGTGAAGAGAAAGTCGGTCTTACCGACGACAAGTCTTGATCTTTTCCTACAACAAAAAGGAACACATGTGGGTGGAGAGAAACTACCTGATATTCAGCCAGTTAATGAGGCCAGATCTATGCCGTCCCCTCTTGTTGATGAGCATAATATTGAACTTGATAATTTTGATGCACAAGAAGAAGTTGGCGATGATGAGTGTGTTAGAGACGAAGCTATGGACATTGATTCACATATAGGTG GAACATCAGATAAGAAGAAAGTTCGAGGGCAAACAAAATGTATGCTGATTCATGCAAGAAATCTTCAGGAGAGAGAGGAGGTGACATTTGACAAAGGACAAGCTGTGGGACCAACCGGTAAAAGAGTGTCTCAGTTAAGCAACTTCATAGGAACAGTTGCCAGGAATCCTAGATTTATCACATTACTATTCACTAATTGGCATGTTGTTCCAGATGATACAAAACAACGAATGGTGGATTATGTTAAA ACCAAGTTCATAATTCCAGCAGAAGGAAATAAGTGGGTGATGGATGGTCTTCGTGAAGCTTGGAGACGACACAAGAAAACTACTAAGGAGAGACATTTTGACGTGAATCGTAGTATTGAAGATATGGTAGAAAAGCGTCCCCCTGAGATACCAGAAGTTCAATTTCGCCAATTAATTGAATATTGGATGGATGAAGATGTCCAA CGTGACTCTAAAGAGAACAAGGAGGATCCATCACAATCTGAAATGTTTGTTGCGACTCGTACAAAAAAGGGAAAGCAAGTTCATGAAGATGCCCAAAGTGCAATA TCGGAACTTCAAAACCGTCAACATTCTGGGGAAACAGCAGATGAAGCATTTCAGGCAGTGTTTGGAAAGGAGCAGCCTGGTCGAGTACGATGCTATGGTAGATCAGTGACAAAAAGTTCTCTGAAAAAAAATGAGGAAATCAACAAGCTCCAACAGAAGCATAACAATGAAGTCTCTACTTTGAAAGAAGAAATCAAGGAAATGAGAGAAGAAATGCAAGAATTGAGGCAATTGCGACATAGCTTTAATCTATTGGTACAAAAAAACCCTGGACTGAATGTTCAAGATATACCCGGGGTTGTTGGATCTAACCAACCTTCTCCAGTTGATGCTACTAGTGGACAGGCTGTTAGAGGCCAAAATCTTCCACATTCTTCTGGATCAACTCATGGACCAATTCTTGAAAAG GAGAAGGTGTGTGATGCAATTGGTGGTAGAAAGTCAATTTGA